One stretch of Nocardia mangyaensis DNA includes these proteins:
- a CDS encoding MFS transporter: MSTTTRPGVITASTLVLLTSLYFAQGLPFGFFTQALPVVLRESGYSLVAISASGVLFLPWALKFLWAPYVDRYSTRRTWLLALQLTAAAVAMVLASLDLSSSLRWLFVGIVVVNLLSATQDVATDGLAVRLLGPRERGLGNGIQVGAYRVGMIVGGGALLWLFALAGWRMLFLAMAVLIVLTTVPVWLLREPVVDRPPRPNPTQLLGAWWTRLRRPGMLVFIVLIGAFKFGDSMASALVGPFMFDMGLHLGQIALIKGVLSSAGALVGAALGGWLAYRFGRRQALLIGGITQTASLALYLFVSLGVGGFELLVAASLAEHIFGGAATVAVFALMMDASDPEHAGSDYTLLACAIVIVQGVAGLAAGLVGDLAGYSAIFAIGLLLSGAGCAALVLGLARGLGPASLHRELGARAHQRAEARA, from the coding sequence ATGAGCACCACCACCCGACCGGGTGTGATCACGGCGAGCACGCTCGTTCTGCTGACATCGCTGTATTTCGCGCAGGGCCTGCCGTTCGGATTCTTCACCCAGGCGCTGCCGGTGGTACTGCGGGAGTCGGGCTATTCGCTGGTGGCGATCAGTGCCTCCGGTGTGCTGTTCCTGCCGTGGGCGCTGAAGTTTCTCTGGGCGCCCTATGTCGACCGGTACAGCACCCGGCGCACCTGGCTGCTGGCGCTGCAGCTGACCGCGGCAGCCGTCGCGATGGTGCTGGCGAGCCTGGACCTCTCGTCCTCGCTGCGGTGGCTGTTCGTCGGGATCGTGGTGGTGAACCTGCTCTCGGCGACCCAGGATGTGGCCACCGACGGTCTCGCGGTGCGCCTGCTGGGGCCGCGAGAGCGCGGGCTGGGCAACGGCATCCAGGTCGGCGCGTATCGCGTCGGCATGATCGTCGGCGGTGGCGCTCTGCTGTGGTTGTTCGCCCTGGCCGGCTGGCGCATGCTGTTCCTGGCCATGGCGGTTCTGATCGTGCTCACCACTGTGCCGGTGTGGCTGCTGCGTGAGCCGGTCGTCGACCGACCGCCTCGCCCGAACCCGACACAGCTGCTCGGTGCCTGGTGGACTCGGTTGCGTCGCCCTGGCATGCTCGTATTCATCGTCCTCATCGGCGCTTTCAAGTTCGGCGACTCGATGGCTTCGGCACTCGTCGGCCCCTTCATGTTCGACATGGGGCTCCACCTCGGCCAGATCGCCCTGATCAAAGGCGTGCTCTCCTCGGCGGGCGCACTGGTCGGCGCGGCCCTCGGTGGCTGGCTGGCCTATCGGTTCGGTCGACGCCAAGCGCTGCTGATCGGTGGTATCACCCAGACCGCGAGCCTCGCGCTGTATCTGTTCGTCTCGCTCGGCGTCGGTGGCTTCGAGCTGCTCGTGGCCGCCAGCCTGGCCGAACACATCTTCGGCGGCGCCGCCACCGTCGCGGTCTTCGCGCTCATGATGGACGCCTCCGACCCCGAGCACGCGGGCAGCGACTACACCTTGCTCGCCTGCGCCATCGTCATCGTTCAGGGCGTCGCAGGACTGGCCGCGGGACTCGTCGGCGACCTGGCCGGCTATTCCGCGATCTTCGCGATCGGGCTGCTGCTGTCCGGAGCGGGCTGTGCCGCACTGGTTCTCGGACTAGCGCGTGGCCTGGGCCCCGCCAGTCTCCATCGAGAGCTCGGTGCGCGGGCTCATCAGCGGGCCGAGGCGCGGGCGTAG
- a CDS encoding VOC family protein has translation MSLPVEDPERSLRFYRDGLQLRTDGVEDGIILFELPNLSLFLIERGEYASYAERAGITPSVPAPGALIVSCAIGSRNELDDTLSRAVAAGGSVPRPADTYDGSYMGYFADPDGHLWELVFNARTESAPAPDVDA, from the coding sequence GTGTCATTGCCGGTCGAGGACCCGGAGCGCTCCCTGCGGTTCTATCGGGACGGGTTGCAGCTGAGGACCGACGGTGTCGAGGACGGGATCATCCTCTTCGAGCTGCCGAACCTGTCGTTGTTCCTGATCGAGCGCGGCGAGTACGCGAGCTATGCCGAGCGCGCCGGAATCACGCCCAGCGTCCCGGCCCCCGGCGCGCTCATCGTCTCGTGCGCGATCGGCAGCAGGAACGAGCTGGACGACACGTTGAGTCGGGCGGTCGCCGCGGGCGGCTCGGTTCCGCGACCTGCCGATACCTACGACGGTTCGTACATGGGGTACTTCGCCGACCCTGATGGGCATCTCTGGGAGTTGGTATTCAACGCGCGGACCGAATCGGCTCCAGCGCCGGACGTAGACGCCTGA
- a CDS encoding flavodoxin domain-containing protein, whose amino-acid sequence MTVAPPPRIAVLSATAPGSSRGIAEFVWDDLVSRGAHAELHEIAHAPDLSAFDAVVLGGPVQDGRLPAEAMAYLRDNLGALEDKELWLFGVSPAPHTPNGRHPRQDLEDLLAVLRPRDYVGFRGGHHTDRCDWQSVRTWSDSIALAHGLTDASVGFS is encoded by the coding sequence ATGACAGTTGCGCCCCCGCCCCGCATCGCCGTCCTCTCCGCGACCGCACCTGGATCATCCCGAGGCATCGCGGAATTCGTCTGGGACGACCTGGTCAGCCGCGGTGCGCATGCGGAGCTGCACGAGATCGCTCACGCGCCGGACCTGTCGGCTTTCGACGCCGTCGTTCTCGGGGGTCCGGTCCAGGACGGGCGGCTGCCAGCAGAAGCCATGGCCTACCTACGCGACAATCTCGGCGCCCTGGAAGACAAGGAACTCTGGCTGTTCGGGGTCTCCCCCGCCCCGCACACTCCGAACGGTCGACACCCGAGGCAGGACCTGGAAGATCTCCTCGCCGTCCTGCGACCGCGCGACTACGTCGGTTTCAGAGGAGGACACCACACCGATCGCTGTGACTGGCAGTCCGTTCGGACATGGTCGGACAGTATCGCGCTCGCACACGGACTGACCGATGCTTCGGTCGGTTTCAGCTAG
- a CDS encoding alpha/beta hydrolase: MIERSVGTVLAVSPGISDRLPIRPPVLDGQQLNPRLHLLATMGKRDLLARRAPSARTRGRLDWLMRAATAVRTGPVRTSEWTIPGSAGPLAGRLYQPEKGAPAQSLLVFVHGGGWHVGSVAGYDNVLRFLADRAGIAIFSADYRLAPEHPFPAAFDDVAATFRYAVDHAEHWGIDAARIGIGGDSAGGNLAAAVALTVESRFRPAAVALLYPALDWNLDRYPSTTMFTVPLDEGCVRRAMRWYAPTAREQADPRFSVLSAADVSPMPRTYVATAGMDVLRDQGSTLVTRLLGSGVDAELRRFDNLPHGFASMLVDHEARTATEDFARAVRSILEAPPTPDPG, from the coding sequence ATGATCGAGCGATCGGTCGGGACAGTGCTGGCCGTGTCCCCGGGGATTTCCGACCGCTTGCCGATACGGCCGCCGGTCCTCGATGGTCAGCAACTGAACCCACGGCTCCATCTGCTGGCCACCATGGGCAAACGCGATCTCCTTGCCCGGCGCGCACCGTCAGCCCGCACGCGAGGCCGGCTCGATTGGCTGATGCGCGCGGCGACGGCGGTTCGGACGGGCCCGGTCCGAACCTCGGAGTGGACGATCCCCGGGAGCGCGGGGCCGTTGGCCGGCCGCTTGTACCAACCGGAAAAGGGCGCACCGGCACAGTCGCTGCTGGTCTTCGTGCACGGCGGTGGCTGGCACGTCGGCAGTGTCGCGGGGTACGACAACGTGCTGCGGTTCCTCGCCGACCGCGCCGGAATCGCGATCTTCTCGGCGGACTATCGGCTGGCTCCCGAACATCCGTTTCCGGCCGCGTTCGATGACGTCGCTGCGACTTTTCGCTACGCGGTCGACCATGCCGAACACTGGGGCATCGATGCCGCCCGCATCGGAATCGGTGGTGACAGCGCGGGCGGCAATCTTGCCGCTGCCGTCGCGCTCACGGTCGAATCACGCTTTCGTCCCGCCGCCGTCGCCCTGCTGTATCCGGCGCTGGACTGGAACCTGGATCGCTACCCGTCGACGACGATGTTCACCGTCCCGCTCGACGAAGGCTGTGTCCGCCGGGCGATGCGATGGTATGCCCCGACCGCGCGTGAGCAAGCGGATCCGCGCTTCTCGGTGCTGTCCGCAGCCGATGTGTCGCCGATGCCCCGCACCTACGTCGCTACCGCGGGCATGGATGTGCTGCGCGATCAGGGCTCGACGCTGGTCACACGACTGCTCGGCAGCGGGGTCGACGCCGAGCTCCGCCGGTTCGACAACCTGCCGCACGGTTTCGCCAGCATGCTCGTCGATCACGAGGCCCGCACCGCGACCGAGGATTTCGCCCGCGCCGTCCGCTCGATCCTCGAGGCGCCACCGACACCCGATCCTGGCTAG
- a CDS encoding ABC transporter substrate-binding protein → MIVIASQDRQHSSLTRRRFFVVAGAVGLGAGLAACGAGPEEGSSGTGSWEFADGLGETLRLNDTPSRVVAFTGSAGALADYGVRERIVGIFGEASSEQLLGELDTVDVTVIGDAWGEFDLEKYATLEPDLLVTDSYVPERLWYVPDDNLTKIRSANPNVVAVEIANQRLLDIIERYRSLAEALGADTTSAAVAAAEQRFADAAQAVRDAVAARPGLRVLAASANPQLFYVSDPRVSADLRFFTELGVDLVVPDQVDPGGFFQSLSWETADRYDADVILLDDRSIGMSPQALAEQTVWRGLPAVRAGQVAPWSPVFRFSHAATAPLLERLAATIRDANKVI, encoded by the coding sequence ATGATCGTCATCGCGAGTCAGGATCGACAGCACAGTTCTCTCACCCGTCGCCGATTCTTCGTAGTGGCGGGGGCGGTCGGGCTCGGCGCCGGTCTGGCGGCGTGCGGCGCGGGCCCGGAGGAAGGCTCGAGCGGCACGGGGAGCTGGGAGTTCGCCGATGGTCTCGGTGAGACACTGCGCTTGAACGACACCCCGAGCCGGGTGGTCGCGTTCACCGGCTCGGCCGGGGCGCTCGCCGACTACGGCGTGCGCGAGCGCATCGTCGGGATCTTCGGCGAAGCGAGCTCGGAACAGCTGCTGGGCGAGCTGGACACGGTGGATGTGACGGTGATCGGCGATGCCTGGGGCGAGTTCGACCTCGAGAAGTACGCGACCCTGGAGCCGGATCTGCTCGTCACCGATTCCTATGTGCCCGAACGGCTCTGGTACGTCCCTGACGACAACCTCACCAAAATCCGCTCGGCGAACCCCAACGTGGTCGCCGTCGAGATCGCCAATCAGCGGCTGCTCGACATCATCGAACGCTATCGAAGCCTGGCCGAGGCACTGGGTGCCGACACCACCAGCGCGGCCGTCGCCGCCGCCGAGCAGCGCTTCGCCGATGCCGCGCAGGCAGTCCGGGACGCGGTCGCGGCGCGGCCGGGTCTGCGCGTGCTCGCCGCCTCGGCGAACCCGCAGCTGTTCTATGTCTCCGATCCGCGCGTCTCGGCGGACCTGCGCTTCTTCACCGAACTCGGGGTCGATCTGGTCGTGCCCGATCAGGTCGACCCCGGCGGCTTCTTCCAATCGCTGAGCTGGGAGACCGCCGACCGCTACGACGCCGACGTGATCCTGCTCGACGACCGGAGCATCGGCATGTCACCGCAAGCCCTTGCCGAACAAACGGTCTGGCGCGGTCTGCCCGCTGTCCGCGCCGGGCAGGTCGCGCCCTGGTCACCGGTCTTCCGGTTCTCGCACGCCGCCACCGCTCCCCTGCTGGAGCGACTGGCCGCCACGATTCGCGATGCGAACAAGGTGATCTGA
- a CDS encoding FAD-dependent oxidoreductase, translated as MGERMVIIGADATGMSAASQARRLRAADELEIIVFDKGNHTSYSACGIPYWVSGDVADADDLIARSPAEHRARDIDLRLRTEVTDIDVARRRVLARDLDTDERTWTTYDKLVLATGATPIRPPLPGIDAEGVYGVQTLDDGQALIDGLAATTGREAVVIGAGYIGVEMAEALVRRGFRVTMVTRAAEPMSTLDSDMGALVRKAMVGMDIRLITGAEVTGIRTGADGRVQAVSTADAEYPADVVVLGIGVRPTTELARRAGLPVGESGGLLTDLAQRVHGYDDIWAGGDCVEVLDLVAGALRHIPLGTHANKHGQIIGTGVGGGYATFPGVVGTAISKVCDLEVARTGLGEADALRAGLQFHAVTIESTGRAGYFPGAAPMTVKMLAERRTGRLLGVQIVGRDGAAKRIDVAAVALTARMTVEQMTALDLGYAPPFSPVWDPILVAARAAAKAVARGH; from the coding sequence ATGGGCGAACGCATGGTGATCATCGGGGCCGACGCGACCGGGATGTCGGCGGCCTCCCAGGCGCGCAGGCTGCGCGCGGCCGACGAACTCGAGATCATCGTGTTCGACAAGGGCAACCACACCTCGTATTCGGCCTGCGGAATCCCGTACTGGGTGAGCGGGGACGTCGCCGACGCCGACGACCTGATCGCGCGTTCGCCCGCCGAGCACCGCGCCCGCGACATCGATCTGCGGTTGCGGACCGAGGTGACCGACATCGATGTCGCCCGACGGCGAGTGCTCGCCCGTGATCTCGACACCGACGAGCGGACCTGGACGACCTACGACAAGCTCGTCCTCGCCACCGGCGCCACCCCGATCCGTCCGCCGCTGCCCGGCATCGACGCCGAGGGCGTGTACGGCGTGCAGACCCTCGACGACGGCCAGGCCCTCATCGACGGGCTGGCCGCGACGACCGGCCGGGAAGCCGTCGTGATCGGCGCCGGATACATCGGGGTGGAGATGGCCGAGGCCCTGGTGCGGCGCGGTTTCCGGGTCACCATGGTCACCCGGGCCGCAGAACCCATGTCCACGCTCGACTCCGACATGGGTGCGCTCGTGCGAAAAGCCATGGTGGGCATGGATATCCGGCTGATCACCGGCGCCGAGGTGACCGGCATACGGACCGGCGCGGACGGTCGCGTCCAGGCCGTGTCCACCGCCGACGCCGAGTATCCGGCGGACGTGGTCGTCCTGGGCATCGGCGTGCGCCCCACCACCGAGCTGGCCCGCCGCGCCGGACTGCCGGTGGGCGAGTCCGGCGGCCTGCTCACCGACCTCGCCCAGCGGGTGCACGGATACGACGACATCTGGGCGGGCGGTGACTGCGTGGAGGTGCTCGACCTGGTGGCCGGTGCGCTACGCCACATTCCGCTCGGCACTCACGCCAACAAGCACGGCCAGATCATCGGCACCGGCGTCGGCGGGGGATACGCCACTTTCCCCGGGGTGGTCGGTACCGCGATCAGCAAGGTGTGTGATCTCGAGGTGGCGCGGACCGGCTTGGGGGAGGCCGACGCCCTGCGCGCCGGCTTGCAGTTTCATGCCGTCACGATCGAATCCACCGGGCGCGCAGGCTATTTCCCGGGTGCGGCGCCGATGACGGTGAAGATGCTCGCCGAACGGCGGACCGGTCGATTGCTCGGCGTGCAGATCGTCGGCCGCGATGGCGCCGCCAAGCGCATCGACGTCGCCGCCGTCGCGCTCACCGCCCGGATGACCGTGGAGCAGATGACCGCGCTCGACCTCGGCTACGCCCCACCCTTCTCCCCGGTCTGGGACCCGATCCTGGTCGCCGCGCGCGCCGCCGCGAAGGCGGTCGCGCGCGGGCACTGA
- a CDS encoding DUF5313 family protein encodes MTGRTPNLWQRLRYIGGATLPPTMSDWVLADLTGPGATRRYLTRFLLPVLPILCLFLLVPGPVWMGLSMMALLYLPLVYFTIALVYVYRRHRLVSHGFAPELANVAEQRRIESERAAYESRHPRT; translated from the coding sequence ATGACCGGCCGAACCCCGAATCTCTGGCAGCGGCTGCGCTACATCGGCGGTGCCACGCTCCCGCCGACGATGTCGGACTGGGTTCTGGCCGACCTGACCGGGCCCGGCGCCACCCGCCGCTACCTGACCCGCTTCCTGCTGCCGGTCCTGCCGATCCTGTGCCTGTTCCTGCTGGTCCCCGGCCCGGTCTGGATGGGCCTGTCGATGATGGCCCTGCTGTATCTGCCCCTGGTCTACTTCACGATCGCCTTGGTCTACGTGTACCGCCGGCACCGCCTGGTGAGTCATGGCTTCGCCCCCGAACTGGCGAACGTTGCCGAACAGCGCCGCATCGAGTCCGAGCGAGCCGCCTACGAATCGCGCCACCCCCGCACCTGA
- a CDS encoding MarR family winged helix-turn-helix transcriptional regulator, translating into MDVDALDDPLRLDRQVCFALAVANRSVLAVYRPLLEPLGLTHPQYLVMLALWGEAPMSVKAVAEAIQLDSATLSPLLKRLETAGLLTRRRDPHDERTLLIDLTEAGGDLRRRAEQIPPAVVERLGVSLADLEELRDVLGRVNAAALRASESRNRS; encoded by the coding sequence TTGGACGTGGACGCGCTCGATGACCCGCTGCGCCTGGACCGGCAGGTGTGTTTCGCCCTCGCCGTGGCCAATCGCTCGGTACTCGCCGTGTATCGGCCGCTGCTCGAACCACTCGGTCTCACCCACCCGCAGTACCTGGTGATGCTCGCGCTGTGGGGGGAGGCCCCGATGTCGGTCAAGGCGGTCGCCGAGGCGATCCAGCTCGACTCGGCAACGTTGTCGCCGCTGCTCAAGCGACTCGAAACGGCTGGTCTGCTCACCCGCCGCCGCGATCCGCACGACGAGCGCACCCTGCTGATCGACCTCACCGAGGCCGGCGGGGACCTGCGGCGCCGCGCCGAACAGATCCCACCCGCGGTCGTCGAGCGGCTCGGCGTGAGCCTGGCGGATCTGGAAGAACTGCGCGACGTCCTCGGCCGGGTCAACGCGGCCGCGCTGCGGGCGTCGGAATCGAGGAACCGATCATGA
- a CDS encoding FAD-binding dehydrogenase — MPETSGPSGVDAEVIVVGAGLAGLVATHELVKAGRRVLVLDQENRNNLGGQAFWSLGGLFFVDSPAQRRLGIRDSFELAMQDWLGSAGFDRDDEDAWARRWAREYVRFAATEKWDYLHELGLRVTPVVGWAERGGGAGDGHGNSVPRFHLTWGTGPEVVRVFAEPVLAAERAGLVRFGFRHRVDELVVADGAVVGVRGSLLADTDLERGRASSRDVVGEFENRAGAVIVTSGGIGHAPDLVRQNWPTERLGPCPQTMIPGVPAYVDGRMLAIAEAAGGRVVNRDRMWHYTEGIHNWDPIWPDHAIRIIPGPSSLWFDATGQRLPAPCYPGFDTNATMKAILATGYDYSWFVLDQAIVEKEFALSGSEQNPDITGKDLRLTLRTRLAKGAPGPVDAFLRHGEDFVVAPTLAELVAGMNEIARGPQLDAADLERQIVARDREVANGYAKDGQLAAIANARRYVGDRLGRVAAPHRILDPAKGPLIAVRLNILTRKTLGGLQTDLDSRVIGTDGNPVPGLYAAGEVAGFGGGGVHGYSALEGTFLGGCIFSGRAAGRALGSAQ, encoded by the coding sequence GTGCCCGAAACCAGTGGTCCGTCCGGCGTGGACGCCGAAGTGATCGTCGTCGGCGCGGGTCTTGCCGGCCTGGTCGCCACCCATGAGCTGGTGAAAGCCGGGCGGCGGGTGCTGGTGCTCGACCAGGAGAACCGCAACAACCTGGGTGGTCAGGCATTCTGGTCGCTGGGCGGACTGTTCTTCGTCGACAGCCCGGCGCAACGTCGACTCGGCATTCGCGACTCCTTCGAACTGGCCATGCAGGACTGGCTGGGCTCCGCGGGCTTCGATCGCGACGACGAGGACGCGTGGGCCAGGCGGTGGGCGCGGGAATACGTCCGGTTCGCCGCCACCGAGAAGTGGGATTACCTGCACGAACTCGGCCTGCGGGTGACCCCGGTGGTCGGGTGGGCCGAACGGGGCGGTGGTGCCGGTGACGGACACGGCAACTCGGTGCCCCGATTCCATCTCACCTGGGGCACCGGGCCGGAGGTGGTGCGAGTCTTCGCCGAACCGGTCCTGGCCGCCGAGCGAGCGGGCTTGGTGCGCTTCGGATTTCGGCATCGCGTCGACGAACTCGTCGTCGCGGACGGTGCCGTGGTCGGTGTGCGCGGCAGCCTGCTGGCCGACACCGATCTCGAACGGGGCCGCGCTTCCTCGCGTGACGTGGTGGGAGAATTCGAGAATCGGGCGGGCGCGGTCATCGTGACCTCCGGCGGCATCGGGCACGCCCCCGATCTCGTCCGGCAGAACTGGCCGACCGAGCGCCTGGGTCCCTGCCCGCAGACCATGATCCCCGGCGTGCCCGCCTATGTGGACGGCCGGATGCTGGCCATCGCCGAGGCGGCGGGCGGGCGGGTGGTCAACCGGGATCGCATGTGGCACTACACCGAGGGCATCCACAACTGGGACCCGATCTGGCCCGACCACGCCATCCGCATCATCCCCGGCCCGTCGTCGCTGTGGTTCGACGCCACCGGACAGCGGTTGCCCGCACCGTGCTACCCGGGTTTCGACACCAACGCGACCATGAAGGCGATTCTGGCCACCGGCTACGACTATTCCTGGTTCGTGCTCGACCAGGCGATCGTCGAAAAGGAGTTCGCGCTGTCGGGATCGGAACAGAATCCCGACATCACCGGCAAGGACCTCCGGCTCACCCTGCGCACCCGGCTCGCCAAAGGCGCACCTGGTCCGGTGGACGCCTTCCTGCGGCACGGCGAGGACTTCGTCGTCGCCCCGACGCTGGCCGAGCTGGTCGCCGGGATGAACGAGATCGCCCGCGGCCCGCAACTGGACGCCGCGGACCTGGAACGTCAGATCGTCGCCCGTGACCGAGAGGTCGCCAATGGCTACGCCAAGGACGGGCAACTCGCCGCGATCGCGAATGCCCGCCGCTACGTCGGTGATCGTCTCGGCCGGGTAGCCGCACCGCACCGCATCCTCGACCCGGCCAAGGGCCCGCTGATCGCCGTGCGCCTCAACATCCTCACCCGAAAGACGCTGGGCGGCTTGCAGACCGACCTCGACTCCCGCGTCATCGGTACCGACGGCAATCCGGTGCCTGGCCTGTACGCCGCCGGTGAGGTCGCGGGCTTCGGTGGCGGCGGCGTGCACGGATACAGCGCGTTGGAGGGAACCTTCCTCGGTGGCTGCATCTTCTCCGGGCGGGCCGCTGGTCGCGCACTGGGGTCGGCTCAGTAG
- a CDS encoding TetR/AcrR family transcriptional regulator, with amino-acid sequence MAVTVTSGAPADGSTRRVTKRRAETRQRLLDAAYEVFAEVGFGRARPEQICERAGYTRGAFYSQFSSMDELFLTLWEQWSTRMLDDLRALLDSRVVAETADERELVEHVLRAVPLDDKWFRVNSEFTTHAIRHPELRALVAARERANAAAIVPVVEALLARVGRVVTDREALGQALIAVHDGTMAQCLVEPENPVVAARRVDLFLRVILSFTVRD; translated from the coding sequence GTGGCGGTAACGGTGACCTCCGGCGCACCGGCGGACGGAAGTACCCGGCGAGTCACCAAGCGCCGCGCCGAGACCCGGCAGCGGCTGCTCGACGCCGCGTACGAGGTGTTCGCCGAGGTGGGGTTCGGCCGGGCCCGTCCCGAGCAGATCTGTGAGCGCGCCGGGTACACGCGCGGGGCCTTCTATTCGCAGTTCAGCTCGATGGACGAATTGTTCCTGACCCTGTGGGAGCAGTGGTCGACACGGATGCTCGATGACCTGCGGGCGCTGTTGGACTCGCGGGTGGTCGCCGAGACCGCCGACGAGCGAGAGCTGGTCGAACACGTGTTGCGGGCCGTGCCGCTGGACGACAAGTGGTTCCGCGTCAACTCCGAGTTCACCACCCATGCCATCCGCCACCCCGAACTGCGCGCGCTGGTCGCCGCCAGGGAGCGGGCGAACGCGGCGGCGATCGTGCCCGTGGTCGAGGCGCTGCTGGCGCGGGTCGGCCGCGTGGTCACCGATCGCGAAGCGCTCGGGCAGGCGCTGATCGCGGTCCATGACGGGACCATGGCGCAGTGCCTGGTCGAGCCGGAGAATCCGGTGGTGGCGGCGCGTCGGGTCGACCTGTTCCTGCGGGTCATCCTCTCGTTCACGGTGCGGGACTGA
- a CDS encoding FAD-dependent oxidoreductase, producing MTLFWFTDAEIPARSPLADDIAVDTVVIGAGIVGLSTALLLAQSGREVAVLEARRVGSVATGASTAKISVLQGTRGQAIAHRHGTAVLSRYVAANLDGLDWLLEFCADHDVAAQRVPAITFAQNAGERDAIRAEYEVTRAVGLPTELLDDLDVAFPTHGGVRLREQAQVDPVAVLAALAAAVEARGVSVFESTRAQGLRRRGGTVEVSTDHGKVSAGSVVVATGSPIFDRGGFFARLVAQRSYLAAFDVPGPVPSEMLISAGQPTRSLRRHPTGTGAVLLVGGSGHEVGRVESEAGQVAELLDWAQRWFPGARLLDRWSAQDYHPIGELPYVGPLLPGTDDVQVATGFAKWGMTNGVAAALALAGRITGQPRSWADVYEPWRPGEVKALMAGAQANAAVARYLSSGWVHAVGARPGGAPAEGCGRVERHGVHPTAVSTVGAETRVVSAVCPHLRGIVAWNDAEQTWDCPLHGSRFAPDGTVLEGPVTQPLPRR from the coding sequence ATGACATTGTTCTGGTTCACCGATGCCGAGATCCCGGCCCGATCACCCCTCGCCGATGACATCGCTGTCGACACCGTGGTGATCGGGGCCGGGATCGTCGGTCTGTCGACCGCGCTACTGCTCGCCCAGAGCGGCCGGGAGGTCGCCGTCCTCGAAGCGCGACGGGTCGGGTCGGTCGCCACGGGCGCCTCGACCGCGAAGATCTCGGTACTGCAAGGCACTCGGGGACAGGCGATCGCGCACCGGCACGGCACCGCGGTGTTGTCGCGGTATGTGGCCGCCAACCTGGACGGTCTGGACTGGCTGCTGGAGTTCTGCGCCGATCACGATGTCGCCGCGCAGCGTGTACCGGCGATCACCTTCGCCCAGAATGCCGGTGAGCGCGACGCGATCCGCGCCGAGTACGAGGTGACCCGCGCGGTCGGTCTGCCCACCGAACTTCTCGACGACCTCGACGTCGCGTTCCCGACCCACGGTGGTGTCCGACTCCGGGAACAAGCCCAGGTCGACCCGGTCGCGGTGCTGGCCGCCCTGGCCGCCGCCGTGGAGGCCCGCGGCGTTTCCGTGTTCGAGTCGACCCGGGCTCAGGGGCTCCGGCGACGTGGTGGCACCGTCGAGGTGAGTACCGACCACGGCAAGGTCTCGGCGGGAAGCGTGGTCGTGGCGACCGGATCGCCGATCTTCGATCGCGGTGGATTCTTCGCGCGCCTGGTGGCCCAGCGGTCCTATCTCGCCGCATTCGACGTGCCCGGCCCTGTGCCCTCGGAGATGCTCATCAGCGCCGGTCAGCCCACGCGATCGCTGCGCCGGCACCCGACCGGGACGGGTGCGGTTCTGCTCGTCGGCGGTAGTGGCCACGAGGTCGGCCGGGTCGAGTCCGAAGCGGGTCAGGTCGCCGAGCTGCTCGACTGGGCACAGCGGTGGTTCCCCGGTGCGCGGCTGCTCGATCGCTGGTCGGCCCAGGACTACCACCCGATCGGCGAACTGCCCTATGTCGGGCCCTTGCTACCCGGTACCGACGATGTACAGGTAGCGACCGGTTTCGCGAAATGGGGCATGACCAACGGTGTCGCGGCCGCGCTGGCACTGGCCGGGCGGATCACCGGACAACCGCGCAGTTGGGCCGATGTCTATGAGCCCTGGCGACCCGGCGAGGTGAAGGCGCTCATGGCGGGCGCGCAGGCGAACGCGGCCGTCGCGCGGTACCTGTCGAGCGGGTGGGTGCACGCCGTCGGCGCGCGCCCAGGTGGCGCTCCGGCTGAAGGGTGCGGTCGGGTCGAGCGCCACGGTGTGCATCCGACCGCGGTGTCGACGGTCGGCGCCGAAACCCGCGTGGTGTCGGCGGTGTGCCCGCATCTGCGGGGCATCGTGGCGTGGAACGACGCCGAACAGACCTGGGACTGCCCGCTGCACGGCTCACGTTTCGCCCCCGACGGCACCGTCCTCGAGGGACCGGTGACCCAGCCCTTGCCCCGACGATGA
- a CDS encoding SRPBCC family protein has translation MSVVETIVPTSVPAVFEVLADGWSYAGWVVGASHIRKVDLGWPAVGTRIYHSVGPWPLTIQDTTVVRAVDRPNHLELRARLWPVGAATVTLELAALDDETTAVRMTERVVAGPGRLLPQRVQALLLGPRNRASLTRLTDVAVGRARARR, from the coding sequence ATGTCCGTTGTCGAAACCATCGTGCCGACATCGGTGCCAGCGGTCTTCGAGGTGCTCGCCGACGGCTGGAGCTACGCGGGCTGGGTCGTCGGCGCTTCCCACATCCGCAAGGTCGACCTGGGCTGGCCCGCGGTCGGCACCAGGATCTATCACAGCGTCGGCCCGTGGCCGCTGACCATCCAGGACACGACCGTCGTGCGGGCCGTCGACCGTCCGAACCACCTCGAACTGCGGGCACGCCTATGGCCGGTCGGCGCAGCGACCGTCACCCTGGAGCTGGCAGCGCTCGACGACGAGACGACCGCGGTACGGATGACCGAGCGGGTGGTCGCCGGACCGGGACGACTGCTGCCGCAGCGCGTGCAGGCTCTACTGCTCGGACCGCGCAATCGGGCATCGCTGACCAGGCTCACCGATGTCGCGGTGGGCCGGGCCCGGGCCCGGCGGTGA